In Rhodococcus pseudokoreensis, the DNA window CGTCGCTGGACACCATGTGATCATCATCGACCGCCGCCGCGCCATCGTCCACCTGTCTGCCGTCCACCTGTCTGCCGGTCACGAGCCGGTCAACGATAGGCTGGCCCGGTGGACCGGATGGCGAGTTGGTGGGACGGCTTCGAGCTGTGGATCGCCGGACTCCCGTTCGTTCCGCAGGTCGCCCTCGTGCTGCTGGTGATGGTGCCGGTGTGCCGGGGACTGGCGTGGCTGCTCGATCGTGGGCTGGCCGCAGTCTTCGTCCTGCTCAGGCGGGACGTCCCGAAGGTGGAGGAACCCTGATGCCGCGCTCACGCGTCACACTCGCGCTGCTCGCGCTGATCGTCCTCGTCGTCGTCGCCTGGCTGCTCACCCGGTAAATCCTGTTCGATGTGGGACGTTGGTTCAGCCTCTGCTAGATTTCACGGCGTGTCTGAAGCCGCTGTACACCAGGTCCGCCATGAATTGGCGTTGATCGCTGTCGGCATGCTTGCAGTCGCCGACATCGACTGTTGTTGATTTCTCCTCCCACGCAGATTTGCGCCCGGGTGGCACCGCGCACGCTCGACCCCCTCTCGCGGTGCTGATTTTCGTCCGCATTCCCGATTCCGCCCGGGCGATCCCTGCGTTCTTCCCCTTTGCACCACCTCTCCTTGTTTCGCACCACCACTCTGTGTCAGATCCCCAGGAAGGTTTCTCCCATGAAACGCCGTTCTCGCAGTCTTCTCACGGCCCTCGTGACGCTCGGAGCTGTCGCGCTGACCGCGTGCAGCGGCGGCGCCAGCGACACGGTCGGCGGCGACTCCGCAGGTGCCGACGGCAGCGCGGGCACGATCAACCTGTACGCGTACGCCGTGCCGAAGCCGGGCTTCGACAAGCTGATTCCCGCGTTCAACGCCACCGACGAAGGCAAGGGCGTTGCCTT includes these proteins:
- a CDS encoding Ms4533A family Cys-rich leader peptide, yielding MWDVGSASARFHGVSEAAVHQVRHELALIAVGMLAVADIDCC